From Pseudomonas sp. LS1212, the proteins below share one genomic window:
- the aqpZ gene encoding aquaporin Z, with translation MPLSKRMAAELIGTFWLVLGGCGSAVLAAAFPDVGIGLLGVSFAFGLTVLTMAFAIGHISGCHLNPAVSVGLVAGGRFPAKELPAYIAAQVIGGILAAALIYFIASGKAGFDLSGGLASNGYGEHSPGGYSLAAGLASEVVMTAMFLLIIMGATDKRAPAGFAPIAIGLTLTLIHLISIPVTNTSVNPARSTGPALIVGGWAIQQLWMFWVAPIIGAIIGGGLYRWLGKED, from the coding sequence ATGCCCCTGAGCAAGCGGATGGCGGCTGAATTGATAGGTACGTTCTGGTTGGTGTTGGGGGGTTGTGGCAGTGCAGTACTGGCTGCAGCCTTTCCCGATGTAGGCATCGGTTTGCTCGGTGTCTCTTTCGCGTTTGGTCTGACTGTCCTGACGATGGCGTTCGCCATCGGCCATATTTCCGGGTGTCATCTCAATCCTGCCGTCTCCGTCGGGCTGGTCGCGGGCGGGCGCTTTCCTGCCAAGGAGCTGCCGGCCTACATTGCCGCGCAGGTGATTGGCGGCATTCTGGCGGCGGCATTGATCTACTTCATTGCCAGCGGCAAGGCCGGATTCGACCTCTCCGGTGGCCTGGCTTCCAATGGCTATGGCGAACACTCGCCGGGCGGTTACTCGCTGGCTGCAGGTTTGGCCAGTGAAGTGGTGATGACGGCGATGTTCCTGCTGATCATCATGGGTGCCACGGACAAGCGAGCGCCGGCAGGCTTTGCGCCAATTGCCATCGGCCTGACACTGACGCTGATCCACCTGATCTCCATTCCAGTGACCAACACCTCGGTCAACCCTGCTCGCAGTACGGGCCCGGCATTGATTGTCGGTGGCTGGGCGATCCAGCAATTATGGATGTTCTGGGTGGCACCGATCATTGGTGCGATCATCGGCGGCGGGCTCTACCGCTGGCTGGGCAAGGAAGACTGA
- the uraD gene encoding 2-oxo-4-hydroxy-4-carboxy-5-ureidoimidazoline decarboxylase, producing the protein MNRFQTLTPSTLDRSAFVEAFADIYEHSPWVAEKAFDLGQGTEIDVIETLHQRMSDVLLSADHESQLALINAHPDLAGKAAVQGELTEASTNEQAGAGIHQCTAEEFQRFTELNDAYKAKFAFPFIMAVKGSNRHQILAAFETRIHNSVEAEFKEALAQINKIALFRLLQL; encoded by the coding sequence ATGAACCGCTTCCAGACACTGACCCCGTCGACCCTCGACCGCAGCGCTTTTGTCGAGGCCTTCGCCGACATCTACGAACATTCGCCATGGGTGGCCGAAAAGGCCTTCGACCTGGGCCAGGGCACCGAGATCGATGTGATCGAAACCCTGCACCAGCGCATGAGCGACGTCCTGCTCAGTGCCGATCACGAAAGCCAACTGGCCCTGATCAACGCTCACCCGGACCTGGCCGGCAAAGCTGCCGTGCAGGGCGAACTGACCGAAGCCAGCACCAATGAACAGGCTGGCGCCGGTATTCACCAATGCACGGCCGAAGAGTTCCAGCGCTTCACCGAGCTCAATGACGCCTATAAAGCCAAGTTCGCCTTCCCGTTCATCATGGCGGTGAAAGGCAGCAACCGGCACCAGATTCTCGCCGCGTTCGAAACGCGTATCCATAACTCGGTCGAGGCCGAGTTCAAGGAAGCACTGGCGCAGATCAACAAGATCGCCCTGTTCCGATTACTGCAGCTCTAA
- a CDS encoding nucleobase:cation symporter-2 family protein: protein MSESLKAHVPPAPPREPLPLLQLILVGIQHVLLMYGGAIAVPLIIGQAAGLSREEIAFLINADLLVAGIATLVQSLGIGPVGIRMPVMMGASFAAVGSMVAMAGMEGVGMTGIFGATIAAGFFGMLIAPFMSKVVRFFPPLVTGTVITSIGLSLFPVAVNWAGGGSGAAQFGAPVYLAVAALVLATILLINRFMRGFWVNVSVLIGMGLGYVIAGMIGMVDLSGLAEAPWLRVVTPLHFGMPTFSLAPILSMCLVVVIIFVESTGMFLALGKITDREVTPGMLRRGLLCDATASFFAGFLNTFTHSSFAQNIGLVQMTGVRCRSVTAVAGGLLIGLSLLPKAAFLVASIPPAVLGGAAIAMFGMVAATGIKILQETDISDRRNQLLVAVSVGMGLIPVVRPEFFAHMPHWLEPITHSGIAMATLSALFLNLLFNVLGGAERRELEQAVQHH, encoded by the coding sequence ATGTCCGAGTCACTCAAGGCGCACGTCCCTCCTGCGCCACCACGAGAGCCCTTGCCACTGCTGCAACTGATCCTGGTGGGTATCCAACATGTGCTGCTGATGTACGGAGGCGCCATCGCGGTGCCGCTGATCATCGGACAAGCCGCCGGCCTCTCCCGTGAAGAAATCGCCTTCTTGATCAACGCCGACCTGCTGGTCGCCGGCATTGCCACCCTGGTGCAATCGCTGGGTATCGGCCCGGTCGGCATTCGCATGCCGGTGATGATGGGTGCCAGCTTTGCCGCCGTCGGCAGCATGGTCGCCATGGCCGGCATGGAAGGCGTCGGCATGACCGGTATCTTTGGCGCGACCATCGCCGCCGGATTCTTCGGCATGTTGATTGCGCCCTTCATGTCCAAGGTGGTGCGCTTCTTCCCGCCTTTGGTCACCGGTACCGTGATCACATCCATTGGCCTGTCGCTGTTCCCGGTTGCGGTCAACTGGGCCGGAGGCGGCAGTGGCGCGGCGCAATTCGGCGCGCCTGTCTACCTGGCCGTTGCCGCTCTGGTGTTGGCCACCATTCTGCTGATCAACCGTTTCATGCGCGGCTTCTGGGTCAATGTCTCGGTGCTGATCGGCATGGGCCTGGGTTATGTGATCGCGGGCATGATCGGCATGGTCGACCTCAGTGGCCTGGCCGAAGCGCCGTGGCTGCGCGTGGTCACGCCCCTGCATTTCGGCATGCCGACCTTCAGCCTCGCACCGATCCTGTCGATGTGCCTGGTGGTGGTGATCATCTTCGTCGAGTCCACCGGGATGTTCCTGGCACTGGGCAAGATCACCGACCGGGAAGTCACGCCAGGCATGCTGCGTCGTGGCCTGCTGTGTGATGCGACCGCCTCGTTCTTCGCCGGCTTTCTCAACACCTTCACTCACTCCTCCTTCGCCCAGAACATCGGCCTGGTGCAGATGACCGGCGTGCGCTGCCGCTCCGTCACGGCGGTAGCCGGGGGCCTGTTGATCGGCCTGAGCCTGCTGCCCAAGGCGGCGTTCCTGGTGGCCTCTATTCCACCGGCTGTTCTGGGTGGTGCGGCCATCGCCATGTTCGGCATGGTCGCAGCGACCGGTATCAAGATCCTCCAGGAAACCGACATCAGCGACCGCCGCAACCAGTTGCTGGTGGCCGTCAGCGTCGGCATGGGCCTGATTCCGGTCGTACGCCCGGAGTTCTTCGCCCATATGCCCCACTGGCTGGAACCGATTACCCACAGTGGCATCGCCATGGCGACCCTCAGCGCCCTGTTCTTGAACCTGTTGTTCAATGTGCTGGGCGGTGCGGAGCGCCGGGAACTCGAGCAAGCGGTACAGCATCATTGA
- the puuE gene encoding allantoinase PuuE, producing the protein MSADYPRDLIGYGNTPPHPRWPGNARIALSFVLNYEEGGERNILHGDKESEAFLSEMVSAQPLQGARNMSMESLYEYGSRAGVWRILKLFKEFDIPLTIFAVAMAAQRHPDVIRAMVEAGHEICSHGYRWIDYQYMDENQEREHMLEAIRILTEITGERPLGWYTGRTGLNTRRLVMEEGGFLYDSDTYDDDLPYWEGNNPTGKAHLVIPYTLDTNDMRFTQVQGFNNGEQFFQYLKDAFDVLYAEGSDAPKMLSIGLHCRLIGRPARLAALKRFLEYAKSHDQVWFTRRVDIARHWHATHPFNAENAQ; encoded by the coding sequence GTGAGCGCTGACTATCCTCGCGACCTGATCGGTTACGGCAACACCCCTCCCCATCCTCGCTGGCCGGGGAATGCCCGCATCGCCCTGTCGTTCGTCCTCAACTACGAAGAAGGTGGCGAGCGCAACATCCTGCATGGGGACAAAGAGTCCGAGGCCTTCCTCTCGGAAATGGTTTCCGCCCAGCCGCTGCAAGGCGCGCGCAACATGAGCATGGAATCGCTGTATGAATACGGCAGCCGTGCCGGCGTCTGGCGCATCCTCAAGCTGTTCAAGGAATTCGACATCCCGCTGACGATCTTCGCCGTGGCCATGGCCGCCCAGCGTCATCCGGACGTGATCCGCGCCATGGTCGAGGCTGGCCACGAGATCTGCAGCCATGGCTACCGCTGGATCGACTACCAGTACATGGATGAGAACCAGGAGCGCGAGCACATGCTCGAAGCGATCCGCATCCTCACCGAGATCACCGGCGAACGCCCGCTGGGCTGGTACACCGGCCGCACCGGCCTGAACACCCGTCGCCTGGTGATGGAGGAAGGTGGCTTTCTCTATGACAGCGACACCTATGACGACGACCTGCCCTACTGGGAAGGCAACAACCCGACCGGCAAGGCGCACCTGGTGATCCCCTACACTCTGGACACCAACGACATGCGCTTCACCCAGGTGCAGGGTTTCAATAACGGCGAACAGTTCTTCCAGTACCTCAAGGACGCCTTCGACGTGCTTTATGCCGAAGGAAGCGATGCCCCGAAAATGCTCTCCATCGGCCTGCACTGCCGCCTGATCGGTCGCCCGGCTCGCCTGGCTGCGCTCAAGCGCTTCCTCGAATACGCCAAGAGCCATGACCAGGTCTGGTTCACCCGGCGCGTGGACATTGCCCGTCACTGGCACGCCACCCACCCATTCAATGCCGAGAACGCGCAATGA
- a CDS encoding urate hydroxylase PuuD produces MEAHLIEWLNLSVRWVHMITGVAWIGASFYFVWLENNLNRVNPKNGLAGDLWAIHGGGIYHLEKYKLAPPTMPDNLHWFKWEAYFTWMSGVALLCVVFYSNPTLYLLAPGSGLTGAEGIAIGIGSLVAGWFIYDLLCDSPLGKRPALLGLILFVLIIAAAYGFSKVFSGRGAYLHVGAIIGTIMVGNVFRIIMPAQRALVAAIAENRTPDPTLPAKGLLRSRHNNYFTLPVLFIMISNHFPSTYGSQYNWLILAGIAVLAVLVRHYFNTRHDSHKFAWTLPVAALGMICLAYVTGPAQMNKGPEVAATPKIEYQPLPETAQGGKKASEAPALEAAPAKAVEQAPVASLDDAGFDKIHSVIQERCAVCHSAKPTSPLFSSAPGGVMLDTPQQIQQMAPRIQAQAVATQIMPLGNITQMTQQERDLIGAWIAKGAPTH; encoded by the coding sequence GTGGAAGCACATTTGATTGAATGGCTGAACCTGAGCGTGCGCTGGGTTCACATGATTACCGGGGTCGCCTGGATCGGTGCCTCGTTCTATTTCGTCTGGCTGGAAAACAACCTTAACCGGGTCAACCCCAAAAACGGGTTGGCGGGTGATTTGTGGGCGATTCACGGTGGCGGTATCTACCACCTGGAAAAATACAAGCTGGCCCCGCCGACCATGCCGGACAACCTGCACTGGTTCAAATGGGAAGCCTATTTCACCTGGATGTCGGGCGTTGCGCTGCTGTGCGTGGTGTTCTACTCCAACCCGACGCTTTACCTGCTCGCGCCAGGCAGCGGCCTGACCGGCGCCGAAGGGATTGCCATCGGCATCGGTTCGTTGGTTGCCGGCTGGTTCATCTATGATTTGCTCTGCGATTCGCCACTGGGCAAGCGCCCTGCACTGCTCGGCCTGATCCTGTTCGTGCTGATCATTGCCGCCGCATACGGCTTCAGCAAAGTGTTCAGCGGCCGTGGTGCCTACCTGCATGTCGGCGCCATCATCGGCACCATCATGGTCGGCAACGTGTTCCGCATCATCATGCCGGCCCAGCGCGCGCTGGTTGCGGCGATCGCCGAGAACCGCACCCCCGATCCGACGCTGCCGGCCAAGGGGCTGCTTCGTTCGCGCCACAACAACTACTTCACCCTGCCGGTGCTGTTCATCATGATCAGCAACCACTTCCCGAGCACTTACGGCAGCCAGTACAACTGGTTGATCCTGGCCGGGATCGCGGTGCTGGCCGTGTTGGTGCGTCACTACTTCAACACCCGCCACGACAGCCACAAGTTCGCCTGGACCCTGCCTGTCGCTGCCCTGGGCATGATCTGCCTGGCCTACGTCACCGGCCCTGCGCAGATGAACAAAGGCCCTGAAGTCGCTGCCACGCCGAAGATCGAATACCAGCCGCTGCCGGAAACCGCTCAGGGTGGCAAGAAAGCGAGCGAAGCCCCTGCACTCGAGGCCGCACCGGCCAAGGCGGTCGAGCAAGCGCCGGTGGCAAGCCTCGATGACGCCGGCTTCGACAAGATCCACAGCGTCATCCAGGAACGTTGCGCCGTGTGCCACTCGGCCAAGCCGACCAGCCCGCTGTTCAGTTCCGCGCCTGGTGGCGTGATGCTCGACACCCCCCAACAAATCCAGCAAATGGCGCCGCGCATCCAGGCCCAGGCTGTAGCCACCCAGATCATGCCATTGGGTAACATCACCCAGATGACCCAGCAGGAACGTGACCTGATCGGCGCCTGGATTGCCAAGGGGGCTCCGACCCATTGA
- a CDS encoding GntR family transcriptional regulator, whose product MNDQLQPLKKPSRAGKAGRSGTQDDIVYAHIFEAILEQRLAPGTKLSEEALGEIFGVSRTIIRRALSRLAHEGVVLLRPNRGAVVASPSVEEARQVFFARRMVERSITELAVQHATAEQIAELRQMVQDERDSFSRGDRGAGIRLSGEFHLKLAEAAMNAPLISFQRSLVSQTSLIIAQYESGNRSHCSYDEHTQLIDAIEARDAVLAVNLMMHHMDHIDSKLNLDEESASDDLHAVFSHLLQTRKPGRSNPTSVKG is encoded by the coding sequence ATGAACGATCAGCTGCAACCTCTCAAGAAACCCTCGCGTGCAGGCAAGGCCGGCCGTAGCGGAACCCAGGACGACATCGTCTATGCGCATATCTTCGAGGCGATTCTCGAGCAACGCCTGGCGCCGGGAACCAAGTTGAGCGAGGAAGCCCTGGGCGAGATCTTCGGGGTCAGCCGCACCATCATCCGCCGGGCGCTGTCGCGTCTGGCCCATGAAGGCGTGGTGCTGTTGCGGCCCAATCGCGGTGCGGTGGTCGCAAGCCCGAGCGTCGAGGAGGCGCGCCAGGTGTTCTTTGCCCGGCGCATGGTCGAGCGCTCGATTACCGAGCTTGCCGTGCAACACGCCACGGCCGAACAGATTGCCGAACTGCGACAGATGGTGCAGGACGAACGCGACAGTTTCTCCCGCGGCGATCGTGGCGCCGGTATCCGCCTGTCCGGGGAGTTCCACCTCAAGCTTGCGGAAGCGGCGATGAATGCCCCGCTGATCAGCTTCCAGCGCAGCCTGGTGTCGCAGACCTCGTTGATCATCGCCCAGTACGAAAGCGGCAACCGCTCGCACTGCTCCTACGATGAACACACCCAGCTGATCGATGCCATCGAAGCCCGCGATGCGGTGCTCGCGGTGAATCTGATGATGCACCACATGGATCACATCGACAGCAAGCTCAACCTTGATGAGGAAAGCGCGTCAGATGATCTGCATGCGGTGTTCTCGCACCTGCTGCAAACCAGGAAGCCCGGGCGTTCCAACCCCACCTCCGTCAAAGGCTGA
- a CDS encoding LysE family translocator, whose protein sequence is MSLETWLLFSGAALIVILIPGPLSLLMISNSLNYGLRRSYPAFLGGVSASICLLSASALGLGALLLASEQLFSALKIVGGLYLFYLAWQSWQQSRQPGHASEVPEVTPLPRFGAMFWRAFALGASNPKDILFFAAFLPQFLSADKPFLGQLLIMIATWAVLDLACKLAYGLSAHGAARYLRSGKGQSWFNRVSAGLFGGAGAASLLSRA, encoded by the coding sequence ATGAGTCTTGAAACCTGGCTACTGTTCAGTGGTGCGGCATTGATCGTGATCCTGATCCCCGGCCCCCTTTCCCTGCTGATGATCAGCAATAGCCTGAATTACGGTTTGCGCCGGTCTTACCCGGCGTTTCTCGGTGGGGTGAGCGCGTCGATCTGCCTGCTCAGTGCATCGGCGCTGGGGCTGGGCGCGCTGTTGCTGGCTTCGGAGCAGTTGTTCAGCGCCTTGAAGATCGTCGGTGGCTTGTACTTGTTCTACCTGGCCTGGCAGAGCTGGCAACAGTCGCGGCAACCGGGGCACGCCAGCGAAGTACCCGAGGTCACCCCGCTCCCGCGCTTTGGCGCGATGTTCTGGCGTGCCTTCGCCCTGGGCGCGAGCAATCCGAAGGACATCCTCTTCTTCGCCGCCTTCCTGCCGCAGTTTCTCAGTGCCGACAAACCGTTTCTCGGCCAGTTGTTGATCATGATTGCCACCTGGGCGGTGCTGGACCTTGCCTGCAAGCTGGCCTACGGCCTGAGCGCCCATGGCGCGGCGCGCTACCTGCGCAGCGGCAAGGGGCAGAGTTGGTTCAACCGGGTGAGTGCGGGGTTGTTCGGCGGGGCTGGGGCGGCTTCGTTGTTGAGTCGTGCCTGA
- a CDS encoding NCS2 family permease has protein sequence MESNKSEAPTLDLAPPLSTSWLERIFKLKLHGTTVKTEVIAGVTTFITMAYIIFVNPNIMADAGIDHGAAFVATCIAAALGCLLMGLYANWPVGLAPGMGLNAFFTYTVVGTMGYSWETALGAVFVSGVLFMILTLSRIREWLLNSIPVSLRYAMGAGVGLFLGLIGLKTAGIVVDSPATLIKLGSLREPGPLLAAVCFLMIAVLSYHRVFGAILISIIAVTLAGWGLGLVEYGGVFSMPPSLAPTWMAMDVAGVLNVGMISVVLAFLFVHMFDTAGTLMGVAQRANLVNADGRIENLSRALKADSASSVFGAVVGVPPVTSYVESAAGVAAGGRTGLTAVVVGVLFIVAMFFAPLAGMIPAYATAGALIYVAMLMMGGMAHIDWEESTDAIPAIVTAIMMPLTFSVADGIALGFITYVVLKVGTGRHKEISVSLYALCAIFVAKFIFL, from the coding sequence GTGGAAAGTAACAAATCCGAAGCCCCTACGCTGGATCTCGCCCCACCGCTGAGCACCAGTTGGCTGGAGCGGATTTTCAAACTCAAGTTGCATGGCACCACCGTCAAAACCGAGGTGATCGCAGGTGTGACGACCTTTATCACCATGGCCTACATCATTTTCGTGAACCCGAACATCATGGCCGATGCCGGGATCGATCACGGTGCAGCCTTTGTCGCCACCTGCATCGCTGCAGCCCTGGGCTGCCTGCTGATGGGCCTGTATGCCAACTGGCCAGTCGGCCTGGCGCCGGGCATGGGGCTCAACGCGTTCTTTACCTACACCGTGGTCGGGACCATGGGCTACTCCTGGGAAACCGCCCTTGGCGCAGTGTTCGTCTCCGGTGTGCTGTTCATGATACTGACCCTCTCGCGGATACGTGAATGGCTGCTCAACAGCATTCCCGTGAGCCTGCGTTATGCCATGGGCGCGGGGGTCGGGCTGTTCCTCGGCCTGATCGGCCTGAAAACCGCCGGCATTGTCGTCGACAGTCCAGCAACCCTGATCAAGCTGGGTTCGCTGCGTGAACCCGGCCCACTGCTCGCCGCAGTGTGCTTCCTGATGATCGCGGTATTGAGCTACCACCGTGTGTTCGGTGCGATTCTGATCAGCATCATTGCCGTGACGCTCGCCGGCTGGGGCCTTGGCCTGGTGGAATACGGCGGGGTCTTCTCCATGCCGCCGAGCCTGGCACCGACCTGGATGGCCATGGACGTGGCGGGCGTGTTGAACGTCGGCATGATCAGCGTGGTCCTGGCCTTCCTCTTCGTGCACATGTTCGACACCGCCGGCACCCTGATGGGCGTCGCCCAGCGGGCCAACCTGGTGAATGCCGACGGCCGCATCGAAAACCTGTCCCGCGCGCTCAAGGCCGACAGTGCCTCCAGCGTATTCGGCGCGGTGGTCGGCGTGCCTCCCGTGACCAGCTACGTAGAAAGTGCCGCGGGTGTGGCGGCCGGTGGCCGCACCGGTTTGACCGCCGTCGTCGTTGGCGTGCTGTTCATTGTCGCCATGTTCTTCGCACCACTGGCAGGCATGATTCCTGCCTACGCAACCGCCGGTGCACTGATCTATGTGGCGATGCTGATGATGGGCGGCATGGCCCATATCGACTGGGAAGAATCGACCGACGCCATTCCGGCGATCGTCACCGCAATCATGATGCCGCTGACCTTCTCGGTCGCCGATGGTATCGCCCTGGGCTTCATCACCTACGTCGTGCTCAAGGTCGGTACCGGCAGGCACAAAGAAATCTCTGTCAGTCTGTATGCACTTTGTGCGATCTTTGTCGCCAAGTTTATCTTCTTGTAA
- the alc gene encoding allantoicase produces the protein MKAYAVPFEKFVNLADARLGTKAISVTDDWFADVNRLFQPTPAVWKEGVFDDNGKWMDGWESRRKRFEGYDSAVIRLGVPGSIKGVDIDTSFFTGNFPPSASLEACFVAEGDPTDQTQWVEVLSAVELSGNSHHYHEISNDQAFSHLRFNIYPDGGVARLRVYGVPFRDWAATGDNEQVDLAAALNGGRALACSDEHFGRMSNILNPGRGINMGDGWETARRRTPGNDWVIVALGHAGIVEQVVVDTLHFKGNYPDSCSIQGAFVKGGTDSQIETQSLFWRELLPSQKLEMHQEHSFKEQIKELGPITHIRLNVFPDGGVSRLRVLGKVAK, from the coding sequence ATGAAAGCATACGCAGTACCCTTCGAGAAGTTCGTCAACCTGGCCGACGCCCGCCTGGGCACCAAAGCCATTTCCGTCACCGACGACTGGTTCGCCGACGTCAATCGCCTGTTCCAGCCGACCCCTGCCGTGTGGAAGGAGGGCGTGTTCGACGACAACGGCAAGTGGATGGACGGCTGGGAATCGCGCCGCAAGCGTTTCGAAGGTTACGACAGTGCGGTCATCCGCCTGGGCGTACCGGGTTCGATCAAGGGCGTGGATATCGACACCTCCTTCTTCACCGGCAACTTCCCGCCGTCTGCATCCCTGGAAGCCTGCTTCGTGGCCGAAGGCGACCCGACCGACCAGACCCAGTGGGTCGAAGTCCTGTCGGCCGTGGAGCTTTCAGGCAACAGCCACCACTACCACGAAATCAGCAACGACCAGGCCTTCAGCCACCTGCGTTTCAACATCTACCCCGATGGTGGCGTAGCCCGTCTGCGCGTGTACGGCGTGCCGTTCCGCGACTGGGCGGCCACCGGCGACAACGAACAGGTCGACCTGGCTGCCGCACTGAACGGTGGTCGCGCCCTGGCCTGCTCCGACGAGCACTTCGGCCGCATGAGCAATATCCTCAACCCGGGTCGCGGCATCAACATGGGCGATGGCTGGGAAACCGCGCGCCGTCGCACCCCCGGCAATGACTGGGTCATCGTTGCGCTGGGCCATGCCGGCATCGTCGAGCAAGTGGTCGTCGATACCCTGCACTTCAAGGGCAACTACCCGGACAGCTGCTCGATCCAGGGTGCATTCGTCAAAGGCGGTACCGATAGCCAGATCGAAACCCAGAGCCTGTTCTGGCGTGAATTGTTGCCGAGCCAGAAACTGGAGATGCACCAGGAGCACAGCTTCAAGGAGCAGATCAAGGAACTGGGCCCGATCACGCACATTCGCCTGAACGTGTTCCCGGATGGTGGTGTAAGCCGTCTGCGCGTTTTGGGCAAGGTCGCTAAATAG
- a CDS encoding ureidoglycolate lyase, which yields MRKLVIEPLTKEAFAPFGDVIETDGSDHFMINNGSTMRFHRLAEVETASPEDKAIISIFRADAQDMPLTVRMLERHPLGSQAFIPLLGNPFLIVVAPLGDAPVSGLVRAFVSNGRQGINYHRGVWHHPVLTIEKRDDFLVVDRSGTGNNCDEHFFNEDELLILDPHQ from the coding sequence ATGCGCAAACTAGTGATTGAGCCCCTGACCAAAGAAGCCTTCGCCCCCTTCGGTGACGTGATCGAAACCGACGGCAGCGACCACTTCATGATCAACAATGGCTCGACCATGCGTTTCCATCGTCTGGCCGAGGTCGAAACCGCCTCGCCGGAGGACAAGGCGATCATCAGCATCTTCCGCGCCGACGCGCAGGACATGCCCTTGACCGTCCGCATGCTGGAGCGCCATCCGCTGGGCAGCCAGGCGTTCATACCGCTGCTCGGCAACCCCTTTCTGATCGTGGTCGCGCCACTTGGCGATGCACCTGTATCAGGTTTGGTCCGCGCCTTTGTCAGTAATGGCAGGCAGGGCATTAATTACCATCGCGGCGTCTGGCACCACCCGGTGCTGACGATCGAAAAGCGGGATGACTTCCTGGTGGTTGATCGCAGTGGCACAGGCAATAACTGCGATGAGCATTTTTTCAATGAGGATGAGCTGTTGATCCTCGACCCCCACCAATAA
- the uraH gene encoding hydroxyisourate hydrolase, translated as MGRLTTHVLDAAHGCPGSSIKVELYRVEGQQLELVATALTNSDGRCDAPLLQGDDYRSGVYQLQFSAGDYYRARGVQLPEQAFLDVVVLRFGISAEQDHYHVPLLISPYSYSTYRGS; from the coding sequence ATGGGACGTTTGACCACACACGTACTGGATGCAGCCCATGGCTGCCCTGGCAGCTCGATCAAGGTCGAGCTTTACCGCGTCGAAGGCCAGCAGCTGGAGCTGGTCGCCACTGCGCTGACCAACAGCGACGGTCGTTGCGACGCGCCGCTGCTGCAAGGCGATGACTACCGCAGCGGTGTCTACCAATTGCAGTTCAGCGCCGGCGACTATTACCGCGCCCGAGGGGTGCAGTTGCCGGAGCAAGCGTTTCTCGACGTGGTCGTGCTGCGCTTTGGCATCAGTGCCGAGCAGGATCACTACCATGTGCCGCTGTTGATTTCACCTTATAGCTACTCCACCTACCGGGGCAGTTAG